One genomic region from Dehalobacter restrictus DSM 9455 encodes:
- the tsf gene encoding translation elongation factor Ts, giving the protein MAEVTSSQVKELRERTGAGMMDCKKALTECNADMDKAIDFLREKGLAAAAKKEGRIAAEGTVEAYIHGGGRIGVLLELNCETDFVSRGDEFKQLTKDIAMQIAAAKPLYVNKEDVPADVVAHEKEIFRAQALNEGKPEKIVDKMVDGRIEKFYKEVCLVEQPFIKDPDVLVKDLIMAKIAKIGEKIAIRRFTRYELGEGIEKRQDNFADEVMKEINR; this is encoded by the coding sequence ATGGCTGAAGTTACTTCTTCTCAGGTGAAAGAACTCAGGGAAAGAACCGGAGCCGGAATGATGGACTGCAAAAAGGCATTGACCGAATGTAATGCCGATATGGACAAAGCGATAGATTTCTTAAGAGAAAAAGGGCTGGCTGCTGCTGCGAAAAAAGAAGGACGAATTGCTGCCGAAGGGACTGTAGAAGCCTACATTCATGGGGGCGGTAGAATTGGTGTTTTGCTCGAATTAAACTGCGAAACCGACTTTGTGTCCCGTGGAGATGAATTTAAGCAGCTGACTAAGGATATTGCGATGCAGATCGCCGCAGCTAAACCGCTTTATGTCAATAAAGAAGATGTTCCGGCTGACGTTGTTGCCCATGAAAAAGAAATATTTAGGGCTCAGGCATTGAATGAAGGGAAACCGGAAAAAATCGTCGACAAGATGGTTGACGGTCGCATAGAGAAGTTCTATAAGGAAGTTTGTCTTGTAGAACAGCCTTTTATCAAGGACCCCGATGTTTTAGTCAAAGACCTGATCATGGCTAAGATTGCCAAGATCGGTGAGAAAATAGCTATTCGCAGATTTACCCGCTATGAGTTGGGTGAAGGAATTGAAAAGCGCCAGGATAATTTTGCCGATGAAGTCATGAAAGAAATAAATCGATAA
- the pyrH gene encoding UMP kinase — MTDARYRRIVLKLSGEALAGEQGFGIAHSMLESVARQISEVQKLGVEMALVVGGGNIWRGIAGSSQGIDRTTADYMGMLATVMNALALQDVLEQHNIVTRVLSAIEMRQVAEPYIRRRAIRHMEKGRIIIFAAGTGNPYFSTDTTAALRAAEIEADVILMAKQVDGVFDSDPMKNPDAKKFERLTYLDVLSKGLGVMDSTATSLCMDNDIPIIVFNLKENGNIIKALKGEPIGTYVGR, encoded by the coding sequence ATGACAGATGCACGTTACCGCCGCATAGTGTTGAAACTAAGCGGAGAAGCACTTGCCGGGGAGCAGGGTTTTGGAATTGCGCACAGCATGCTGGAGTCTGTTGCCAGACAGATTTCTGAAGTTCAGAAGCTTGGTGTGGAAATGGCACTGGTCGTTGGCGGAGGAAATATTTGGCGGGGCATCGCCGGGAGTTCTCAGGGAATAGACCGGACAACTGCTGATTATATGGGAATGCTCGCTACTGTAATGAATGCCCTAGCGCTGCAGGATGTTCTGGAACAACACAATATTGTCACGAGAGTATTGTCGGCGATTGAGATGAGGCAGGTAGCAGAACCTTATATCAGAAGAAGAGCGATCCGCCATATGGAAAAGGGCCGTATTATCATTTTTGCAGCAGGGACAGGCAATCCCTATTTTTCGACAGATACGACGGCGGCTTTGCGGGCTGCGGAGATTGAAGCAGACGTTATTTTAATGGCCAAACAGGTTGACGGCGTATTTGACAGTGATCCGATGAAGAATCCTGATGCCAAAAAATTTGAAAGACTGACCTATCTTGATGTGCTCAGCAAAGGGCTGGGTGTGATGGACTCGACAGCAACTTCGTTGTGTATGGACAATGACATTCCAATCATTGTTTTTAACTTGAAAGAAAATGGCAATATTATTAAAGCACTTAAGGGAGAACCGATAGGTACCTATGTAGGGAGGTAA
- the frr gene encoding ribosome recycling factor yields MLNDFLNDAEEKMHKTEEVLKKDLASVRAGRANPAVLDKVSVDYYGTPTPINQLANVSVPDPRMITIQPWDKSSIKDIEKAILKSDLGLTPSNDGMVIRLNIPQLTAERRAEIVKTVKKKAEDAKVAVRNIRRELIDDIKQLEKDKTVSEDDSKKGQEKAQKLTDKTVKDIDEILEKKEKEIMEV; encoded by the coding sequence ATGCTCAATGATTTTCTGAATGACGCTGAAGAAAAAATGCATAAAACAGAGGAGGTACTCAAGAAGGACCTCGCATCTGTCAGGGCAGGAAGGGCGAATCCGGCAGTTCTGGACAAAGTTTCTGTTGATTATTACGGGACTCCTACCCCGATTAACCAGCTGGCCAATGTCTCAGTTCCTGACCCACGGATGATCACCATTCAGCCCTGGGATAAATCTTCGATTAAGGATATTGAGAAGGCGATTCTTAAATCCGATCTTGGACTTACGCCTTCGAATGACGGCATGGTCATCAGGCTAAATATTCCGCAATTGACAGCGGAACGCCGTGCAGAGATTGTCAAGACGGTTAAGAAGAAAGCGGAAGATGCTAAGGTTGCTGTCCGGAATATCAGACGGGAGCTTATTGATGATATAAAACAGCTCGAGAAGGACAAAACTGTCTCTGAGGACGATTCTAAAAAAGGACAGGAAAAAGCGCAGAAACTTACCGATAAAACTGTGAAGGATATTGACGAGATCCTCGAGAAAAAAGAAAAAGAAATTATGGAAGTGTAG
- a CDS encoding isoprenyl transferase, which translates to MIMWKKDSGDVQLKNIDMKRIPRHLAIIMDGNGRWAQQKGLPRSVGHRAGVEALREVVRGSDELGIKYLTVYAFSTENWKRPQSEIGILMSLLKEYIRKELAELHANNVKICIFGQEEDIPKDVLKAYNEACEKTKNNTGLVLNVALNYGSRIEILKAVKEVAQEVQSGALNVQQITEEIFEKHLYTKDCPDPELLVRTSGEMRLSNYLLWQAAYSEIVIVNECWPDFNRALLFETIRIFQNRERRFGGVKEG; encoded by the coding sequence GTGATAATGTGGAAAAAAGACAGTGGAGATGTTCAGCTGAAAAACATTGATATGAAAAGAATCCCTCGACATCTGGCAATCATTATGGACGGAAACGGAAGATGGGCCCAGCAGAAAGGATTGCCTCGTTCTGTCGGTCACCGGGCCGGAGTAGAAGCACTGCGGGAGGTCGTCAGGGGCAGTGATGAGCTTGGAATCAAATATCTGACCGTATATGCTTTTTCGACCGAGAACTGGAAAAGGCCGCAGTCGGAGATCGGGATTCTTATGTCGCTCTTGAAGGAGTATATCCGCAAAGAGCTTGCGGAGCTGCATGCGAACAATGTTAAGATATGCATTTTCGGGCAGGAAGAAGATATACCGAAGGATGTCCTGAAGGCTTATAACGAGGCTTGTGAAAAAACAAAGAACAATACCGGATTAGTGCTGAATGTAGCTCTGAATTACGGAAGCAGGATCGAAATCCTCAAAGCAGTCAAGGAAGTTGCGCAGGAGGTCCAAAGCGGAGCGTTGAATGTTCAGCAAATTACCGAGGAAATATTTGAAAAGCATTTGTATACGAAAGATTGTCCTGATCCGGAGCTTCTTGTCAGGACTTCAGGTGAAATGCGCTTAAGCAATTATCTGCTCTGGCAGGCCGCCTATTCAGAAATCGTGATTGTGAATGAATGCTGGCCGGATTTTAACAGAGCATTATTATTTGAAACGATTCGGATTTTTCAAAACCGGGAACGCAGGTTTGGCGGCGTAAAAGAAGGTTGA
- a CDS encoding phosphatidate cytidylyltransferase: MVKRILSALIGAPLLLVLTWLGGWYLSIAVVILALLGLKEFLQIGQKAGLVNKLWPAVVYSILWLAIFLLGRTEWMLPLAIIWFMLTFGSYALRYPNQSLASSTYYFLALIYPVFLFTYLYSLREFGVSWCFLVFLLVWLTDTGAFFVGNTFGKRKLAPKVSPNKTVEGAVGGLVMALACGFVFWLITKQATLPAILVLSLLTGIASQIGDLFESALKRTAGVKDSGRLIPGHGGILDRFDSFLFALPLVFFSINLGLVG; encoded by the coding sequence ATGGTTAAGAGAATCTTGAGTGCTCTGATCGGAGCCCCCCTTTTATTGGTTTTAACTTGGCTCGGAGGATGGTATTTGTCCATTGCTGTTGTGATTCTCGCTTTACTTGGACTTAAAGAGTTTTTGCAGATTGGACAAAAAGCCGGTTTAGTAAACAAGTTATGGCCAGCGGTCGTGTACAGCATCTTGTGGCTGGCTATTTTTCTTCTTGGCCGCACGGAATGGATGCTGCCGCTGGCGATCATATGGTTCATGCTGACATTTGGAAGTTATGCGCTGCGCTATCCAAATCAGTCTTTAGCGTCTTCAACGTATTATTTTCTGGCGCTGATTTATCCGGTCTTTCTGTTTACCTATCTCTACTCCTTAAGAGAATTTGGCGTTTCTTGGTGTTTTCTTGTTTTCTTACTGGTCTGGCTCACAGATACCGGAGCTTTTTTTGTCGGCAATACGTTTGGCAAAAGAAAGCTTGCCCCGAAAGTCAGCCCGAACAAGACAGTCGAAGGGGCTGTTGGCGGCCTGGTGATGGCTTTAGCCTGCGGTTTTGTTTTCTGGTTGATTACCAAGCAAGCAACGCTCCCGGCTATCCTTGTCCTGTCACTCTTGACCGGCATTGCCTCCCAGATCGGTGATCTTTTTGAATCCGCACTGAAACGGACTGCCGGGGTGAAGGATTCCGGCAGGCTGATCCCAGGCCATGGCGGTATCCTGGATCGCTTTGACAGCTTTTTGTTTGCGCTGCCATTGGTGTTTTTTTCTATTAACCTAGGATTGGTGGGATAA
- the ytvI gene encoding sporulation integral membrane protein YtvI, giving the protein MNDTTKNSLRVNLNRLVMIAAALLGLKLFTYTIVEFFPVFGSTLGTVVSALLPFILAFIISFLLEPLILKLINVLKIKRTYASLVVVVLVLIIFVLLLVLFGSRIYRELAELYTAFPMIYQQTLAMLTEKIGLVQQFIQLNPEINSAIQSNMEKILAALQVILKNGSLGLLNFLGALPGLMFVIVITTVATLLTSMSFPAVKEWLFGRVKGKYLGRTRQIAADLGSALVGFLRAQTFLVCITFAVITIGLLIIGNSYAFTLGILAGLLDLIPVIGPALIFIPWILVLLFTGSIASAVKLLVIYLAATVIRQALEPKILSQNIGLHPLATLMSMYIGLNLFGAVGLIIGPALVVMYEAVRKAGFFKGE; this is encoded by the coding sequence ATGAACGATACGACCAAGAACTCCCTAAGGGTGAATCTGAACAGGTTGGTTATGATTGCAGCTGCATTACTCGGCCTGAAACTTTTTACCTATACGATCGTCGAGTTTTTCCCTGTCTTTGGCTCAACGCTTGGAACAGTGGTCTCGGCTCTGTTGCCCTTTATTTTGGCATTTATCATTTCTTTTCTGCTGGAACCGCTTATATTAAAACTGATTAATGTGCTCAAAATCAAGAGAACCTACGCATCTTTGGTTGTAGTTGTCCTGGTTTTAATTATATTTGTGCTGCTGCTGGTTTTGTTCGGGAGCCGGATATACCGCGAGTTAGCCGAATTATATACCGCTTTTCCGATGATTTATCAGCAGACCTTGGCAATGCTGACAGAAAAGATCGGCTTAGTTCAGCAGTTTATTCAGCTGAATCCTGAGATCAACAGTGCGATTCAGTCCAATATGGAAAAAATACTCGCGGCACTCCAGGTCATTCTTAAAAACGGCAGTCTTGGCTTGCTGAATTTTCTGGGTGCGCTGCCGGGCTTGATGTTTGTGATTGTGATTACAACTGTAGCAACACTGCTGACGAGCATGAGTTTTCCGGCCGTTAAGGAATGGCTGTTTGGCAGGGTAAAAGGGAAATATCTTGGCAGAACCAGACAAATTGCTGCAGACCTTGGTTCAGCACTGGTAGGATTCTTAAGAGCTCAGACCTTTCTTGTCTGCATCACATTCGCTGTGATCACAATTGGACTGTTGATCATCGGTAATAGCTATGCCTTTACGCTTGGCATTCTGGCCGGCCTGCTCGATCTGATACCGGTTATCGGACCGGCCCTCATATTTATCCCGTGGATCCTGGTGCTGCTTTTTACCGGCAGTATTGCCTCAGCAGTCAAACTCTTGGTCATCTACCTTGCCGCTACAGTGATCCGGCAGGCCCTGGAACCAAAGATTTTGTCTCAAAATATCGGGCTGCATCCGCTAGCCACCCTGATGTCCATGTATATTGGATTGAATCTTTTCGGAGCAGTAGGACTGATCATCGGCCCCGCTCTGGTCGTCATGTATGAAGCCGTCAGGAAAGCCGGCTTTTTTAAGGGAGAGTAG
- a CDS encoding 1-deoxy-D-xylulose-5-phosphate reductoisomerase → MKIISVLGSTGSIGTQTLDVVRNSEGKLAVYALSANSRADLFEQQIREFRPRIAVMMQEEKALYLKQQVVDLPVKVLVGMEGLLEAATAAEVDTVVTAVSGSIGLEPTLAALNAGKNIALANKETLVAAGELVMQTAERNGCSIIPVDSEHSAVFQCLSGNENAVKKIILTASGGPFRGWSRERLAEVTPVMALKHPNWNMGAKITIDSATMMNKGLEVIEAKFLFGVDYDQIDVLVHPQSIVHSMVEFRDGTVLAQLGIPDMRIPIQYALTYPERWENRLPELSLAGKSLTFEKPDLAAFPFLKFACSCGQTGGTLPAVMNAANEICVHAFLAGRIKYLEMHELVERTCQAHQVLEIKDLDTVLTADRWAREYAASQINLG, encoded by the coding sequence GTGAAAATAATTTCGGTCTTAGGTTCCACCGGTTCAATTGGCACGCAGACACTGGATGTGGTCAGAAACTCGGAAGGAAAATTAGCTGTCTATGCTTTGTCGGCCAATTCTCGGGCCGACCTTTTTGAACAGCAGATCCGCGAGTTCAGGCCGAGGATTGCCGTAATGATGCAGGAAGAAAAAGCACTTTACCTGAAACAACAGGTTGTTGACCTGCCTGTTAAGGTGCTGGTAGGTATGGAGGGACTGCTTGAGGCAGCGACTGCAGCAGAGGTTGACACGGTTGTGACCGCAGTCAGCGGCAGTATTGGTCTTGAACCTACACTGGCTGCACTGAACGCAGGAAAAAATATTGCGCTGGCCAACAAAGAAACGCTCGTTGCCGCAGGGGAACTTGTAATGCAGACAGCAGAACGGAACGGCTGTTCCATCATTCCTGTTGACAGTGAGCACTCTGCTGTGTTCCAGTGTCTCAGCGGCAACGAAAATGCAGTTAAGAAAATCATTCTGACTGCTTCAGGCGGCCCTTTCAGAGGATGGAGCAGGGAAAGGCTGGCTGAGGTAACACCGGTAATGGCGCTGAAACATCCGAACTGGAATATGGGCGCCAAGATCACCATTGATTCGGCAACCATGATGAACAAAGGTTTGGAAGTTATTGAGGCAAAATTTCTTTTCGGCGTAGATTATGACCAAATTGATGTCTTGGTTCATCCTCAGAGCATTGTTCACTCGATGGTTGAATTCCGTGACGGCACTGTTCTTGCCCAGCTTGGCATACCGGATATGCGCATTCCGATTCAGTATGCGCTGACCTATCCCGAACGCTGGGAAAACCGTTTGCCGGAACTTTCGCTTGCCGGAAAGAGCTTAACGTTTGAGAAGCCCGATTTGGCTGCTTTCCCATTTTTGAAATTCGCTTGTTCCTGCGGTCAGACGGGAGGGACACTTCCTGCTGTCATGAATGCTGCCAACGAAATCTGTGTACATGCTTTCTTGGCAGGACGCATAAAATATCTTGAGATGCACGAACTTGTGGAACGCACTTGTCAGGCCCATCAGGTTCTGGAGATAAAGGACCTGGATACCGTACTGACTGCGGACAGATGGGCTAGGGAGTATGCTGCATCACAAATAAATTTGGGTTGA
- the rseP gene encoding RIP metalloprotease RseP has product MNGLFEILKTVIAFIVIFGVLVFVHEFGHFIIAKRSGIKVLEFAFGIGPKLFGFQGKETLYSVRILPLGGFCRFLSAEEVEESDQVSREELLARSFESKSIWKRMAVIVAGPLMNFILGAVLFVVAFAFFGVAVADNQNLIGEVSLGKPAATAGLAAGDRIIAINGTETPDWNSVTQQIHTNPGEKMSFAVEKADTKQIVTIEITPAYDQELGKGLIGIAPSYTMQKVSVLKSIQYGFLQTVEFTRQLVLYLIHMITGKAPVELSGPIGVAQVIGEGVKQGMSSLFTLAAVLSINFGVLNILPLPALDGGQLAVMTFEGIRRKPLSIEKKGWIQLTGFALLIALMIAVTYQDILRIVTK; this is encoded by the coding sequence GTGAATGGTTTGTTTGAAATATTGAAAACGGTAATTGCTTTTATCGTAATATTTGGCGTTTTGGTATTTGTGCATGAATTTGGGCATTTTATCATAGCCAAGAGATCGGGGATCAAAGTGCTGGAATTTGCTTTTGGCATTGGGCCAAAGCTTTTTGGGTTCCAGGGTAAGGAAACGCTTTACTCCGTCAGGATACTGCCTCTGGGAGGGTTTTGCAGATTCTTAAGTGCTGAAGAAGTCGAAGAAAGCGATCAGGTCAGCAGGGAGGAACTGTTGGCCCGAAGTTTTGAAAGCAAATCAATCTGGAAGAGAATGGCCGTCATTGTGGCCGGACCGCTCATGAACTTCATCCTCGGTGCGGTGCTTTTTGTGGTTGCTTTTGCCTTTTTTGGTGTAGCCGTAGCCGATAACCAGAACCTAATCGGTGAGGTGTCACTGGGTAAACCTGCAGCCACGGCGGGACTCGCCGCCGGAGACAGAATTATTGCGATCAATGGCACAGAGACTCCAGACTGGAATTCTGTAACGCAGCAAATTCACACCAACCCCGGAGAAAAGATGTCGTTTGCCGTAGAAAAAGCGGATACGAAACAAATTGTCACGATTGAGATTACCCCGGCCTATGATCAGGAGCTTGGAAAAGGATTGATCGGGATTGCGCCTTCTTATACCATGCAGAAAGTATCCGTCCTGAAATCCATTCAATATGGTTTTCTGCAGACGGTAGAGTTTACTAGACAACTCGTCCTTTATCTGATTCATATGATTACCGGTAAGGCGCCGGTTGAACTTTCGGGTCCGATTGGTGTTGCCCAGGTCATCGGGGAAGGCGTAAAACAGGGCATGTCATCGCTATTTACCCTGGCTGCTGTGCTCAGCATCAACTTTGGTGTATTAAATATTCTGCCGCTGCCGGCGCTCGATGGCGGTCAGCTGGCCGTGATGACTTTTGAAGGAATCCGGCGTAAGCCTTTAAGTATCGAAAAGAAAGGCTGGATTCAGCTGACAGGCTTTGCGCTGCTCATTGCGCTGATGATCGCGGTGACGTATCAGGATATACTGAGGATTGTTACGAAGTAG